In Thermanaerovibrio velox DSM 12556, the genomic stretch GTTGGAGAACTACTTGGAGGGCATGGCGGTTCAGGAGATGCTCCGAAGGCCCGTTTGCAGGAGCCTTCTTAGGGATCTCACTTCGGAGGAACTCCGGCGGATTTCCGAGTGGGAAAGCGTGCCAAACAACCAGGGATCCGCCCTTTACGTCACCCGGGTACGATCCAGGAGCGCCCCTTTCACGGAGATACTATACGAGTTGGATGAGAACTCCTTGAGGATCCTCCAGGAGGTTTGGGGATACCTTAGGTGGCAGCAGCTCATCCGAATCACCGCCCGGGTCGGCTCCCCCTATGGGTTGCCCATACAGGCAAACCTCTACGTGACCCGCCGGTACTCCCGGCTGGCCCACATGTTCAACGAGAACTTCTTCCCCCAGGGGGACGACGATTTCTCCGACGTCACCACCGTGGTAGTCCCCGAGTGGCACCAACGAAAGATCCTGGTCATGCCCCGCCACAGGGTAACCTATATCCTTGGTAGCGATTACTACGGGGAGACCAAGATGGCCACCCTGAGGCTCGTCATGCACATGGTGCGGGAGGAGATGAGGGGACTCGGGCTTCACGCGGGAAGCAAACGGGTCACCATTCGGAGGAACCGGGAGCTGGAACAGAAGGGGATGCTGATATTCGGCCTGTCCGGCACCGGCAAGACCACCATAACCACCGCGGACTTCGGGCTTAGCAGCCCCGAGGGGGTTGAGGTTCTACAGGATGACATAAACTTTCTGCTGCCCGATGGACGCTGTTTCGGTTCAGAACGCAACTTCTACATAAAAACCGATAACGTGACCAGGCAGCAACCCCTCCTCAGCGCCGCAAGAGATCCTAGGGCGGTGATAGAAAACGTATGGGTGGATGACGATGGGAACGTCAACTTCGACAACCACGCCATCTCCACCAACGGCAGGGCCATCGTGCCTAGGGATCGCATACCAAACACGTCAGACCAGATAGACCTTGATAAGGTGGACATGATCTTCTTCAACATGCGGCGCTACGACATGCCGCCGGTGGGACGTCTCTGCAGCCCCGAGCAGGCGGCGGCCTATTTCATGCTGGGAGAGTCCACGATAACCAGCGCAGAGGACCCATCCAGGGTTGGACAGGCTAAGCGGGTGGTGGGCTTCGACCCCTTTGTGGTAGATAATCCGCACCTCAACGGCAACCGGTTCCTCCAGATACTGAGGGATAACCCGGGGATACGATGCTACCTGCTCAACACCGGCCGGGTGGGCGGCAAAGACGGAGCGAACATATCCCCGGAGGTAACGTTCGCCTGCATCGATGGAATACTAAGGGACACCTTCTCCTGGCGCTATGACGACCTGCTGGGCTACGAGGTACCAGAGTCGTTCGGCCTTCCGAACGATGAGCAGTTCCTCCCGGCGACCTACATGGGACGGGACGAATACGTTCGGACAATAGATTCCCTAAGACGGGAGCGCAAGGAATACCTAAGGAAGTTCTCCGGCCTCGCCCCGGAGATCGTGGAGTCCGTATAAACAGGGAACTGCCGGAAAGGGGGCCCATGGGCCCCCTTTCGCTTACTAAGTCAACGCTAGAATTCGAGCCATGCAGATAAGGGACATCCACGGGGCATGCCGATCCCAAACCTTATCGCCCCATGCAAGAGAGCGAAGAAAGGACTTCTAAAAATGCCGGACCCGAAGCGAAAGAAGACACCAA encodes the following:
- a CDS encoding phosphoenolpyruvate carboxykinase is translated as MENYLEGMAVQEMLRRPVCRSLLRDLTSEELRRISEWESVPNNQGSALYVTRVRSRSAPFTEILYELDENSLRILQEVWGYLRWQQLIRITARVGSPYGLPIQANLYVTRRYSRLAHMFNENFFPQGDDDFSDVTTVVVPEWHQRKILVMPRHRVTYILGSDYYGETKMATLRLVMHMVREEMRGLGLHAGSKRVTIRRNRELEQKGMLIFGLSGTGKTTITTADFGLSSPEGVEVLQDDINFLLPDGRCFGSERNFYIKTDNVTRQQPLLSAARDPRAVIENVWVDDDGNVNFDNHAISTNGRAIVPRDRIPNTSDQIDLDKVDMIFFNMRRYDMPPVGRLCSPEQAAAYFMLGESTITSAEDPSRVGQAKRVVGFDPFVVDNPHLNGNRFLQILRDNPGIRCYLLNTGRVGGKDGANISPEVTFACIDGILRDTFSWRYDDLLGYEVPESFGLPNDEQFLPATYMGRDEYVRTIDSLRRERKEYLRKFSGLAPEIVESV